One genomic region from Cardinium endosymbiont of Dermatophagoides farinae encodes:
- a CDS encoding sodium:solute symporter family transporter, translating into MLQFITFSIIIPLLCWFTFIKIGKPIAAIVPMLECHTKFQLSSLFHSSTQLASVVLLLLADLPTYIIAPALVQRVYMASSPIQAQKVFSCATVFSIIIQVFIVLIGLFTFVGASDLPKAEMWGYIMAHIPPFFKGFVAISLLAMAMSTADSFLNSCAVMVSHDVAKNIKKQKEITDVTQLKIARWTTLVVGILAMLLAFKCQDLLQLLYWSLDSTGPILAAPFILAIFSFRGTARTALIGMVTGGLTILAWNKWVEPSTGINGSFLAMLANGLAMMAAHYLLKQPEDAGWVGPDDQFKQIVQENARKRSEQRESIKSGWTNRKATLAKLMPSHTTMVYVGFYTAITSLLAYFIARITHHGCWLVFQLFVSACFLGYSFLYDISKKIRAIPSWCISLFWLVWLVVYLPRNLIWHWWHLVDPIFTVSLYLAHCTVILWLLPLYLAIGVVAITSLVAIYPIYTGVSFSVLSSLFPLLIASLLVFSMVICLKIKLGRYLTKIIYLETQEKIRAAQQLKASLYDSAMVPTATVGKEKGYGAILAQVIGKIEESISFLDGSTPLYKQDFQSIINKLYDWVAYFNRREKAKKHALLQPATITVDKLMRKVELALSQEVTDPPRLLVEKIGDPNRALSPHIVCDVNQVVYLLVQVVLRVGKLAGSAAPIVSIQLRNTSLQFKQADPIAQDAPLLNLFQATALVVSQVNTAAGELPKVKPLYDDRMDAMGPQGQQEAAPSIDLQQATISSIVAAHYGYLEYGDCQKQPTILLALPNDVTDILRKMTAALPIDCLTSEGPVTPKEQADSMMALMQFHDYVCKSSYNMDPIDVGAISGLLLLLRQHFGFKRHASGQLFYVRAVGIAQLVVEWAFHSPKVIYAALLYELVRHTCLPLSYVKEHYNLGVYAFVLNVISIDKREALDHPSLLYVQNRLKEAIKEDHVQLSVLFIKLAERLYDLRHAAGYIHLTEVHHMVQETLAIDAKIAHTYLDPAIAEALEKAAKQASKICKSAGKDTEKSS; encoded by the coding sequence GTGTTACAGTTTATAACCTTTTCCATTATTATTCCTCTACTCTGTTGGTTTACTTTTATAAAGATAGGCAAACCCATTGCAGCAATTGTTCCTATGCTAGAGTGCCACACCAAATTTCAATTGAGCAGCCTATTCCATTCTAGTACCCAACTGGCGAGTGTAGTGCTATTGTTGCTAGCTGATTTACCAACTTATATAATAGCGCCCGCTCTTGTGCAGCGGGTGTATATGGCTTCTAGTCCTATTCAGGCCCAAAAAGTTTTTTCGTGTGCTACTGTTTTTAGCATTATTATTCAGGTTTTTATAGTTCTAATTGGTCTATTTACTTTTGTAGGGGCATCAGATTTACCAAAGGCAGAGATGTGGGGCTATATAATGGCCCATATTCCTCCTTTTTTTAAAGGGTTTGTTGCCATTAGTTTACTGGCTATGGCGATGTCTACAGCTGATTCTTTCCTGAATTCTTGTGCGGTTATGGTTAGCCATGATGTAGCGAAAAATATAAAAAAGCAAAAGGAGATTACTGATGTAACGCAACTTAAGATAGCTAGGTGGACTACTTTGGTAGTGGGCATATTGGCTATGCTGTTGGCTTTTAAGTGTCAAGACCTCCTACAATTACTCTATTGGTCTCTTGATTCCACGGGACCAATACTAGCTGCTCCTTTTATATTAGCTATTTTTAGTTTTCGAGGCACTGCCCGAACGGCCTTAATTGGTATGGTTACAGGTGGGTTAACAATTTTGGCTTGGAACAAATGGGTTGAGCCTTCAACAGGGATAAATGGGTCTTTCCTTGCTATGTTGGCCAATGGCTTGGCTATGATGGCGGCCCATTATCTGCTGAAGCAGCCAGAAGATGCAGGTTGGGTGGGTCCAGATGACCAGTTTAAACAAATAGTGCAGGAAAATGCGCGTAAGCGCTCGGAACAAAGGGAATCGATTAAAAGTGGTTGGACCAATAGAAAAGCTACTTTAGCCAAGCTAATGCCTAGCCATACTACCATGGTATATGTAGGATTCTATACGGCCATCACTAGCTTGCTGGCTTATTTTATAGCGCGTATTACGCATCATGGCTGCTGGCTTGTCTTTCAACTTTTTGTATCGGCTTGTTTTTTGGGCTATTCGTTTCTTTATGATATCTCTAAAAAGATTAGAGCGATTCCAAGTTGGTGTATCAGCCTATTTTGGCTGGTATGGCTAGTGGTCTATCTTCCTCGAAATTTGATTTGGCACTGGTGGCACCTAGTGGATCCGATCTTTACCGTATCTTTGTATTTAGCTCATTGTACGGTAATCTTATGGTTATTGCCCCTCTACCTGGCTATAGGGGTGGTAGCAATTACTTCACTGGTGGCTATTTATCCTATCTACACTGGAGTCTCTTTTTCAGTATTGTCTTCCCTATTTCCGTTATTAATAGCGAGTCTGCTGGTGTTTTCTATGGTTATTTGCTTGAAAATCAAACTAGGTCGCTATTTAACTAAAATTATTTACCTTGAAACGCAAGAAAAGATTAGGGCCGCTCAGCAACTAAAGGCATCCCTCTACGACTCTGCTATGGTGCCTACTGCTACAGTTGGTAAGGAAAAGGGCTATGGTGCTATTTTAGCGCAAGTGATAGGAAAAATTGAGGAGTCTATTTCTTTTTTAGATGGCAGCACACCGCTTTATAAGCAAGACTTTCAGAGTATTATTAATAAGCTGTATGATTGGGTGGCCTACTTTAATAGAAGGGAAAAAGCCAAAAAACATGCACTGTTGCAGCCTGCTACCATTACTGTAGATAAGCTGATGCGTAAGGTCGAGTTGGCTTTGTCTCAAGAGGTAACTGATCCGCCTAGGCTACTGGTAGAAAAAATAGGTGATCCCAATCGCGCGTTATCCCCCCATATTGTATGCGATGTCAATCAAGTGGTTTACCTATTGGTTCAGGTTGTTTTACGGGTTGGTAAGCTGGCTGGTTCTGCTGCACCAATTGTTAGCATACAGCTGCGCAACACTTCTTTACAGTTTAAGCAAGCCGATCCTATTGCCCAGGACGCTCCTCTACTGAATCTTTTTCAAGCTACTGCTTTGGTGGTCAGTCAGGTTAATACTGCTGCTGGGGAGCTTCCTAAGGTGAAGCCACTCTATGATGATAGGATGGATGCAATGGGGCCTCAAGGGCAGCAGGAAGCAGCACCATCTATAGATCTGCAGCAGGCAACCATATCTAGTATTGTTGCGGCCCACTATGGCTATTTGGAATATGGTGACTGCCAGAAGCAACCCACTATCCTACTGGCATTGCCTAATGATGTTACAGACATCTTGCGTAAGATGACTGCTGCACTACCTATAGATTGCTTAACCTCAGAAGGCCCTGTTACGCCTAAGGAGCAAGCTGATTCTATGATGGCATTGATGCAGTTCCATGATTATGTTTGCAAATCTTCTTATAATATGGATCCTATTGATGTGGGTGCAATTTCCGGTTTGCTTTTGCTATTACGGCAGCACTTTGGTTTTAAGCGGCATGCTTCGGGTCAATTGTTTTATGTTCGTGCGGTAGGCATTGCCCAGCTAGTGGTAGAATGGGCGTTTCACTCCCCTAAAGTAATTTATGCCGCTTTGCTCTATGAGTTGGTGCGCCATACCTGTTTGCCGCTTTCTTATGTTAAGGAACATTATAATTTAGGGGTCTATGCTTTTGTCTTGAATGTGATCAGTATAGATAAACGTGAAGCATTGGATCATCCTTCGTTGCTCTATGTACAAAATCGTTTGAAGGAAGCGATTAAAGAAGACCATGTACAGCTTTCTGTTCTTTTCATTAAACTAGCTGAACGGCTCTATGATCTGCGTCATGCAGCAGGTTACATCCATCTAACAGAAGTCCACCATATGGTGCAAGAAACACTGGCCATAGATGCTAAGATAGCCCATACCTACTTAGATCCAGCAATAGCGGAGGCATTAGAAAAAGCAGCCAAACAGGCATCAAAGATTTGTAAATCTGCTGGCAAAGACACAGAAAAAAGCAGTTAA
- a CDS encoding AAA family ATPase, protein MIDALSKLGDNYEPTPIIFIDEYDSPLIACEKEQYEKVLAVISSFFKVLKSRQKDCKFIFVTGVTKFHLSGLTSGANSANDISFHKDYAEMLGYTEDDIDNFFKGKQVNIQGVIENLKAECGKGEDYTTAQLKQDLKDYYNGYYFTRGAKQGVYNPDSILRFFYAKDFENSWFNFGSPTILLQQMKKNIHRFNMDWDKCSFPIDKVRFKLVHPSLQEIPLLPLMYQTGYLTMDLDPSHVQDNNLTYYLKFPNQEVKSSLKLILADFIAQSHHEAGKACSASVLDALRKEAWVSFLNIVRSNCLAKAGYRFLDKTEKSFQGTLYAFLNGAFHAMHDTNASAERDSAIGRLDIVMEDQYNEKRTVYIFELKVDKPALDALEQIHSKDYSIQYGTCHKKVLIGLTCDAILSRQLLKYIKKMIKMTFK, encoded by the coding sequence TTGATTGATGCATTAAGCAAACTAGGTGACAATTACGAACCTACACCTATTATCTTCATAGATGAGTATGACAGCCCATTAATTGCTTGCGAAAAGGAGCAGTATGAAAAAGTGCTTGCTGTGATTAGCTCATTCTTTAAAGTATTAAAAAGTCGTCAGAAGGACTGTAAATTTATTTTTGTAACAGGTGTAACTAAGTTTCATTTATCTGGACTTACCTCAGGAGCGAATTCAGCCAATGACATATCATTTCATAAGGATTATGCAGAGATGTTGGGCTATACAGAGGATGATATAGATAACTTTTTTAAAGGAAAACAAGTTAATATTCAGGGTGTTATAGAAAACCTAAAAGCAGAGTGTGGAAAAGGTGAGGATTATACAACTGCTCAATTAAAACAAGACTTGAAGGATTATTATAATGGCTATTATTTTACTAGAGGTGCTAAGCAAGGTGTATACAATCCAGATTCTATACTAAGATTCTTCTATGCAAAAGACTTTGAGAATTCTTGGTTTAACTTTGGCAGTCCTACTATCCTATTGCAACAAATGAAGAAAAATATACATCGGTTTAATATGGATTGGGATAAATGTAGTTTCCCAATAGATAAGGTCAGGTTTAAACTCGTACACCCTTCTCTTCAAGAGATTCCTTTGCTACCCTTGATGTACCAAACTGGATACCTTACAATGGATCTTGACCCATCTCATGTACAAGATAATAATCTAACTTATTATTTAAAGTTTCCTAACCAGGAAGTAAAATCTTCTTTAAAGCTTATATTAGCTGATTTTATCGCTCAATCGCACCATGAAGCAGGAAAGGCATGTAGCGCATCTGTTTTGGATGCTTTAAGAAAAGAGGCATGGGTTTCTTTTCTTAACATCGTGCGAAGCAATTGTTTAGCCAAAGCGGGTTACCGTTTTTTAGATAAAACCGAAAAAAGTTTTCAGGGTACTTTATATGCGTTTCTGAATGGTGCTTTCCATGCAATGCATGATACAAATGCTAGCGCCGAAAGAGATAGTGCCATAGGTCGTTTGGATATCGTTATGGAAGATCAGTATAATGAAAAAAGAACCGTATATATCTTCGAGCTAAAAGTAGACAAACCAGCCTTAGACGCTCTGGAGCAAATACATAGTAAAGATTATAGCATTCAATATGGAACCTGTCATAAAAAGGTGCTTATAGGCCTAACATGCGATGCTATATTATCGAGGCAACTATTGAAATACATCAAAAAGATGATAAAAATGACTTTCAAGTGA
- a CDS encoding AAA family ATPase → MDSKKGDTALQRKDQQVAITESVQIPVGSADVKEMIAQKLYADKTAYITKLFKTNGIYYFFTRPCRFGKSLLLGTIDQIAKGNKELFKACAIYRDKTYKWKKHPVIWLNFSELARDNPEQLQHNLIDILYTFAKKHAIDRSAIDPIIGKPTRGYTRKVD, encoded by the coding sequence ATGGATTCTAAAAAAGGAGATACAGCACTACAAAGAAAGGATCAACAAGTAGCTATTACCGAAAGTGTTCAAATTCCGGTTGGCAGCGCTGATGTCAAAGAGATGATCGCACAAAAGTTGTATGCAGATAAAACCGCCTATATCACTAAACTCTTCAAAACGAATGGCATATATTATTTCTTTACAAGACCCTGTAGATTTGGTAAATCTCTACTCCTAGGTACCATAGACCAAATAGCAAAAGGAAATAAAGAATTATTCAAGGCATGTGCTATTTATAGAGATAAAACCTATAAGTGGAAAAAACATCCGGTTATTTGGTTGAATTTCTCGGAGTTAGCTAGAGATAATCCAGAACAACTACAACACAACTTGATAGATATACTATACACATTTGCTAAAAAACACGCCATAGATAGAAGTGCAATAGATCCTATTATAGGCAAGCCCACAAGAGGGTACACTAGGAAAGTTGATTGA
- a CDS encoding AAA family ATPase encodes MDSKKGDTALQRKDQQIAITESVQIPVGSADVKEMIVQKLYADKTAYVTKLFNTNGIYYFFIRPRRFGKSLLLDTIDQVAKGNKRLFKGCNIYKNKTYKWKKYPVIWLNFSKLSAKTESSLEASLVKKLYDIADDYDIDKSKMQPIIGPPTVNDTLSDLIRALRKLGSNYASQPIVLIDEYDSPLISCEKEQYEEILSVLSSFFKVLKGSQKDCKFIFVTGVTKFHLSGLTSGANSANDISFHEDYSAMLGYTEDDIDNLFFKGKQVNIQGVIENLKAECGKGEDYTTAQLKQELKDYYNGYYFTRGAKQGVYNPDSILRFFYAKDFDNSWFNSGSPTILLQQVKQNIHRFNMDWDQCSFPIDKVRFKLVHPSLHEMPLLPLMYQTGYLTMDLDPSHVQDENNLTYYLKFPNQEVKSSLKLILADFIVQAHQEVGKACSASVLDALRKEAWVSFLNIVRSDCLAKSGYRFLDKSEKSFQGTLYAFLNGAFHAMHDTNASAERDSAIGRLDIVMEDQYNEKKTVYIFELKVDKPALDALEQIHSKDYSVQYGTYRKKVLIGLTCDAIKLNIIEATIEVHQKDDKNDFQVMPPKNFSVNSVGYFQEVTSKGIEV; translated from the coding sequence ATGGATTCTAAAAAAGGAGATACAGCACTACAAAGAAAGGATCAACAAATAGCTATTACCGAAAGTGTTCAAATTCCGGTTGGCAGCGCTGATGTCAAAGAGATGATCGTACAAAAGTTGTATGCAGATAAAACGGCCTATGTAACTAAACTCTTCAATACGAATGGTATATATTACTTCTTTATAAGGCCACGTAGGTTTGGTAAATCTCTACTCCTAGATACCATAGACCAAGTAGCAAAAGGGAATAAAAGGTTATTTAAAGGTTGTAATATTTATAAGAATAAAACCTATAAATGGAAAAAATATCCAGTCATTTGGTTGAATTTCTCAAAGTTAAGTGCTAAAACAGAATCATCATTGGAGGCTAGTTTAGTAAAAAAATTATACGACATCGCCGATGATTATGATATAGATAAATCTAAAATGCAACCTATCATTGGGCCACCAACCGTGAATGACACACTGAGTGACTTGATTAGAGCACTCCGAAAATTAGGTAGTAATTATGCATCTCAACCAATTGTATTAATCGATGAATATGATAGTCCACTCATTTCTTGTGAAAAAGAGCAGTATGAAGAGATACTTTCTGTTCTTAGTTCGTTTTTTAAAGTTTTAAAAGGCAGTCAGAAGGATTGTAAATTTATTTTTGTAACAGGCGTGACTAAATTTCACTTATCTGGCCTTACCTCAGGGGCTAACTCGGCCAATGACATATCATTCCATGAGGATTATTCGGCGATGTTAGGGTATACAGAGGATGATATAGATAACTTATTTTTTAAAGGAAAACAAGTTAATATTCAAGGTGTTATAGAAAACCTAAAAGCAGAATGTGGAAAAGGTGAGGATTATACAACTGCTCAATTAAAACAAGAACTGAAGGATTATTACAATGGCTATTATTTTACTAGAGGTGCTAAGCAAGGTGTATATAATCCAGATTCCATACTAAGATTCTTCTATGCAAAAGATTTTGATAATTCCTGGTTTAACTCTGGAAGTCCTACTATCCTATTGCAGCAAGTGAAGCAAAATATACATCGATTTAATATGGATTGGGATCAATGTAGTTTCCCAATAGATAAGGTCAGATTTAAACTCGTACATCCTTCTCTCCATGAAATGCCTTTGCTACCCTTGATGTACCAAACTGGATACCTTACAATGGATCTTGACCCATCTCATGTACAAGATGAAAATAACCTGACTTACTATTTAAAGTTTCCTAACCAGGAAGTAAAATCTTCTTTAAAGCTTATATTAGCTGATTTTATCGTTCAAGCACACCAGGAAGTAGGAAAGGCATGTAGCGCATCTGTTTTGGATGCTTTAAGAAAAGAAGCATGGGTTTCTTTTCTTAACATCGTTCGAAGCGATTGTTTAGCAAAATCGGGTTACCGTTTTTTAGATAAAAGCGAAAAAAGTTTTCAGGGTACCTTATATGCGTTTCTCAATGGTGCTTTCCATGCAATGCATGATACAAATGCTAGCGCCGAAAGAGATAGTGCGATAGGCCGTTTGGATATCGTTATGGAAGATCAGTACAATGAAAAAAAAACCGTATATATCTTTGAGCTAAAAGTAGACAAACCAGCCTTAGACGCTCTGGAGCAAATACATAGTAAAGATTATAGCGTTCAATATGGAACATACCGTAAAAAAGTGCTTATAGGCCTAACATGCGATGCTATAAAGCTAAATATTATCGAGGCAACTATTGAAGTACATCAAAAAGATGATAAAAATGACTTTCAAGTGATGCCACCTAAAAATTTTTCCGTTAATTCCGTTGGTTATTTTCAAGAAGTAACATCAAAAGGTATAGAAGTCTAA